The genomic interval GCGTAGCTATGGCAATATCGCTTGGAATCTCCATATTTGTAATTGATTTAACCGTTAATCTGGTTTTATGGATAAATGATAAAAGGATTGCAAAAGAATTTAACAGCGCATTGAAAAAATTGCAAAACGATTATGAAACGGCAAATAGTTAAAATCAGGATTGCAATCAATTTTTTCAGGAGGCTGTGGCAAAACGGAAAACTGCTGCAGCTTTTATGCTCCAGTATCATTATTCACAAACGGAAAGCAAGCTAATACGAACAATAAAAGAAAAAAACAAAAAGGTCAGGTAAAATCTCACCAAAAACAGGGAATATTTTGATTCTTACGATTTTTAAGTCGTAAATTTTTGAAGTGTCTATCGATTTGATTTTGTTGAATCTTGTTATGTAATTGATTGTTGTTGTTATCCATTGCCGGCAATAGGGTCTCTGCCAAAATCTTTTTATTACCGCGGAGCAGAAACTGACGAAGACCATAAGCCCGCTTGATTACGCCGGAGGCTCCTTCTGACTGAATGGAGCGATTCATCCGCAACAAGACTCCTTAGCACCGGCGATCCGCTCTGGCGACTGTTCACGCTGCTCAATGAATTTCTTTGCCCATTCTGCCTGGCTTTCTTCTCCGGCCGGATACGCTTCGGCTGTTGTGATCTTTTCTTCTGATGTTGCTTTCGTTTTGTACATGATACGAGCTCCTCATGGTGTAGTTGCGAATTTTTTGTTATTTCAGCTGTCTACTTGACAGGGAGCTGTCCATTTTGCAGCCATTTGGCTCTGCTTTTTGGGGCTGTTTTGTTGCAGCCTTTTTTTGCTTGTACGGCTCACCGGCGCGGCGTAGCCGGGAAAGAGAAATCTGCCCGGGAAAGCAGGGGAAGAATTCAACGAAAAATAAGGAAAAGAAAGCCGGAGAACTACTTGACAGTTGAGCCTCTATTCAATTATAATGCAGGTAAAGGTTGAATCATGATTCAACTGTCAAAACAGGAAGGAGGAACGTAATCGGTGAAAACGGATGTATTTTGTGATTGCGATGTGATCCATGCGGAGAGCGTCGACGCGGTCCGGCTAAAAATGCCGGATGAGAATAAGCTAACCGATTTGGCTGATTTTTTCAAGGTTCTGGGCGACAGCACGCGAGTGAGAATCCTCTGGGCGCTGGATGAAAGTGATTTGTGTGTTTGCGATCTGGCGGTCTTACTGAACATGACCAAGTCTGCAATTTCCCACCAACTCAGTGCATTGAAGCAGGAAAATCTTGTGAAATCCAGAAGAGACGGCAAAGTCATCTTCTATTCTCTTACTGATGATCATGTGAAAGAGATCTTCGAAAAGGGATGGCAGCATGTCACGGCATGCAATCAGATAGAAGCGGAGGCAGTGTAGCGTGAAAAGGAACTGTTTGCATCCTTTTCATCTCTATGTGTGCCTTGAGCACTGCGAAAGGAATGAATTTTAAAATGAAAAAAACGTATCGACTCGAAGGACTGAATTGCGCCAGCTGCGCGGCAAAAATTGAAAGAGCCGTCAATGGCTTGGATGGAGTCACGTCCGCCACCCTGAATTTCATGACTACGAAATTGGTGATTGAGGCCGATGAAGCAAAATTGAGCGAAATCGCAGCGGCGGCAGAGAAAATCGTAAAAAAAATAGAGCCTGATGTCAAATTGAAAAAATTTGATTGAGGTTCGTTATGAAGAAACGTTTTTGGCGGATCCTGAGCGGGGCATTGATCTTTCTGGCAGCCTTGTTGATCCAACCGACAAATCCCCGGCTGCAGCCGCTGATCTTTCTGATCAGCTATCTGATTTTAGCCGGTGATGTCCTTATGAAAGCCTTGCGGAATATCCTGCGGGGACAGCTTTTGGATGAAAAGTTCCTGATGGGGATCGCTTCCCTGGGAGCATTTTGCATTCGGCAATACTCCGAAGGTGTTGCCGTCATGCTTTTTTATCAAGTCGGAGAGCTGTTTCAAAGCTATGCCGTCCAGAAATCCAGAAAGTCGATTGCCGATCTGATGGACATTCGGCCGGATTATGCCAATGTTCAGCAGGGATTAGAATTGATCCGAATGGATCCGGACGATGTGAAGATCGGTGACCTGATAGTGATCAAGGCCGGGGAGAAAGTAGCGCTCGACGGGACCGTGCGGGAAGGCAGATCGATGATTGATACCTCCGCATTGACCGGCGAATCGCTGCCGCGTGAGGTGACAGTCGGTGATGATATCCTCAGCGGCTGCATCAATCTCCATGGTGTTCTGACTGTGGAAGTGAAAAAGGTATTCGGTGAATCAACCGTCAGTAAAATCCTGGATTTGGTGGAGAATGCCAGCAGTAAAAAAGCCAAATCAGAACAATTCATCACCAAATTCGCCCGTTATTATACACCAATTGTGGTGACACTGGCTGTGCTGTTAGCCGTTCTGCCACCCCTGCTGATCCCGGGAGCGAGCTTTGGCAGCTGGATCTATCGGTCGTTATCCTTTCTGGTCGTATCCTGCCCCTGTGCCCTCGTGATTTCGATCCCGCTCAGCTTTTTCGGAGGTATTGGCGGAGCCTCACGGCGAGGGATTTTAGTCAAAGGCAGTAACTACCTGGAGGCTTTGGCGCAGACTGAAATCGTTGTTTTTGATAAGACCGGCACCCTGACCAAAGGTGTCTTCAACGTACAGGAGATCCGGCCGCAGGGAATGACACGGGAAATGCTGTTGGAATTGGCCGCTTATGCGGAAAGCTATTCCAATCATCCAATTTCTTCTTCCCTCAAGCGTGCCTACGGCAAAGCCATTCAAAACGAGCGCATAAGCGGGGTGGAAGAAATTGCGGGGCAGGGAGTCGTGGCGACAGTGGATGGAAAGCAAATCATCGCCGGTAATGTTAAGCTGCTGCAAGACAAGCAGATCCCCTATTTTACGGGTGAGTTGATCGGGACAGTGGTTCATGTTGCCGTCGACGGCATCTATGCCGGCTATCTGCTCATCTCCGATGAAGTCAAAGAAGATGCGTCGCAGGCAATCCGGGCTTTGAAAAAAAATGGGATTCAAAAAATCATCATGCTGACCGGCGACAATCAAAATGTCGGAGCCAAAATCGCAGAGGAACTGGGCATCGATCAGGTCTATGCCGAACTGCTGCCTGCGGACAAAGTCAACAAGCTGGAAGAACTCTTACGGGGAAAATCCGGCAAAGGCAAGCTGGCTTTTGTCGGTGACGGAATCAATGACGCACCGGTATTGGCGCGGGCGGATATCGGCATTGCCATGGGGGCTTTGGGTTCGGATGCCGCCATTGAAGCGGCGGACGTGGTGATCATGACCGATGAACCCTCGAAGATAGCCACTGCCATCAAGATTTCCAAAAAGACTCTGGCTATTGTTTATCAGAACATTATCCTGGCAATTTCCATTAAAGTCATTGTCTTAATTCTCAGTGCTTTGGGAATTGTCTCGATGTGGGCCGCGATTTTTGCCGATGTCGGCGTCATGATCTTAGCAGTACTCAATTCCTTCCGTGCCTTGAATAT from Negativicutes bacterium carries:
- a CDS encoding transposase, which codes for MNRSIQSEGASGVIKRAYGLRQFLLRGNKKILAETLLPAMDNNNNQLHNKIQQNQIDRHFKNLRLKNRKNQNIPCFW
- a CDS encoding metalloregulator ArsR/SmtB family transcription factor; translation: MKTDVFCDCDVIHAESVDAVRLKMPDENKLTDLADFFKVLGDSTRVRILWALDESDLCVCDLAVLLNMTKSAISHQLSALKQENLVKSRRDGKVIFYSLTDDHVKEIFEKGWQHVTACNQIEAEAV
- a CDS encoding cation transporter, which translates into the protein MKKTYRLEGLNCASCAAKIERAVNGLDGVTSATLNFMTTKLVIEADEAKLSEIAAAAEKIVKKIEPDVKLKKFD
- the cadA gene encoding cadmium-translocating P-type ATPase, whose protein sequence is MKKRFWRILSGALIFLAALLIQPTNPRLQPLIFLISYLILAGDVLMKALRNILRGQLLDEKFLMGIASLGAFCIRQYSEGVAVMLFYQVGELFQSYAVQKSRKSIADLMDIRPDYANVQQGLELIRMDPDDVKIGDLIVIKAGEKVALDGTVREGRSMIDTSALTGESLPREVTVGDDILSGCINLHGVLTVEVKKVFGESTVSKILDLVENASSKKAKSEQFITKFARYYTPIVVTLAVLLAVLPPLLIPGASFGSWIYRSLSFLVVSCPCALVISIPLSFFGGIGGASRRGILVKGSNYLEALAQTEIVVFDKTGTLTKGVFNVQEIRPQGMTREMLLELAAYAESYSNHPISSSLKRAYGKAIQNERISGVEEIAGQGVVATVDGKQIIAGNVKLLQDKQIPYFTGELIGTVVHVAVDGIYAGYLLISDEVKEDASQAIRALKKNGIQKIIMLTGDNQNVGAKIAEELGIDQVYAELLPADKVNKLEELLRGKSGKGKLAFVGDGINDAPVLARADIGIAMGALGSDAAIEAADVVIMTDEPSKIATAIKISKKTLAIVYQNIILAISIKVIVLILSALGIVSMWAAIFADVGVMILAVLNSFRALNMRNL